A window of the Coffea eugenioides isolate CCC68of unplaced genomic scaffold, Ceug_1.0 ScVebR1_292;HRSCAF=940, whole genome shotgun sequence genome harbors these coding sequences:
- the LOC113757296 gene encoding uncharacterized protein LOC113757296, protein MANNRQSAHQLDYMEEDGEDEADSVAEMQGEAQNDDTQDVNLDEYDMLTKVTDTSASQARNGKDIQGIPWDRLNITREDYRRTRILQYQNYENVPASGETVDKQCTPIEKGGEYYEFFYNTRLVKPTILHFQ, encoded by the exons atgGCTAACAACCGCCAAAGTGCTCACCAATTGGACTACATGGAGGAGGATGGGGAGGATGAAGCAGATTCCGTGGCTGAAATGCAAGGGGAAGCCCAAAATGATGATACACAAGATGTAAACCTTGATGAATATGATATG CTTACAAAAGTTACTGATACCTCGGCTTCACAAGCGAGGAATGGGAAGGATATACAGGGAATTCCTTGGGATAGGTTAAATATTACAAGAGAGGATTATAGAAGGACAAGGATTCTGCAGTATCAGAATTATGAAAATGTGCCTGCATCTGGTGAAACTGTTGATAAG CAATGCACGCCAATTGAGAAAGGTGGTGAGTACTATGAGTTTTTCTACAACACAAGATTGGTGAAGCCTACCATCCTTCATTTTCAG